A window from Bacillus marinisedimentorum encodes these proteins:
- a CDS encoding ABC transporter ATP-binding protein, whose translation MLHLKQINKVFNEGTPDEKIAIDHVDLELQSGDFVTIIGSNGAGKSTLMNIVSGVLIPDMGTVAINDRNVTALPEYQRSRMIGRVFQDPMAGTSPSMTIEENLAMAYSRNKRRTLRSGVTKKRRAYFKEVLEQLHLGLENRLNAKVGLLSGGERQALSLLMATFTEPDILLLDEHTAALDPSRAELITGLTKEIVSRYQLTTLMVTHNMQQAIELGNRLVMMDKGQIILSFNEEEKQKLTVEKLLTEFQRIRGEKMASDRALLS comes from the coding sequence TTGCTGCACCTTAAACAGATCAACAAGGTTTTCAACGAAGGCACACCTGATGAGAAGATTGCAATTGACCATGTGGATCTGGAATTGCAGTCCGGAGACTTTGTGACGATCATCGGCAGCAACGGAGCAGGCAAATCGACGCTGATGAATATCGTTTCCGGCGTGCTCATCCCCGATATGGGAACGGTCGCCATCAATGACAGGAACGTGACCGCCCTGCCGGAATACCAGAGGTCCCGCATGATCGGAAGGGTGTTCCAGGATCCAATGGCCGGGACCTCCCCGTCGATGACAATCGAAGAAAATCTGGCGATGGCCTATTCACGGAATAAACGGCGGACGCTTCGCAGCGGTGTGACGAAAAAACGCAGGGCTTACTTCAAAGAAGTTCTGGAACAGCTCCATCTCGGGCTGGAAAATCGTCTCAATGCGAAAGTTGGCCTTTTATCAGGAGGGGAGCGGCAGGCCCTGTCTCTCCTGATGGCGACCTTCACCGAGCCGGATATCCTGCTCCTTGACGAGCATACGGCGGCCCTTGACCCATCCCGTGCCGAGCTGATCACCGGCCTGACGAAAGAAATTGTATCCAGGTACCAGCTGACGACGCTGATGGTCACTCACAATATGCAGCAGGCCATTGAACTTGGCAACAGGCTTGTCATGATGGATAAAGGGCAAATCATCCTTTCCTTCAATGAAGAAGAGAAACAGAAGCTCACTGTTGAAAAGCTTCTGACCGAGTTCCAGCGGATCAGGGGCGAAAAGATGGCGAGCGACCGGGCTCTTTTAAGCTAG
- a CDS encoding ABC transporter permease has protein sequence MFTALFGSVESGIIYAIMALGVYLSFRVLDFPDLTVDGSFVTGAAVAATLIVGGANPVIATSLAAAAGFIAGCFTGLLHTKGKINSLLSGILMMIALYSINLRIMGRPNVPLLNQETGFTKIAEWGELLGIDAFMNGLLAAIGLEQFSPGTWTVLLSMIVVTFAIKHLLDRFLLTEVGLALRATGDNQRMIRSLSANTDRLIVVGLGISNAMVAFSGALIAQYGSFADVGMGIGMIIIGLASVIIGEALFGTKTIVRTTLAVIGGAIVYRIVVSLALRVEFLETGDMKMITAAIVIIALVLPKLLEDRKNKKRKMKRQEERLLEMESAEEEGGKIAAP, from the coding sequence ATGTTTACCGCGCTGTTCGGTTCAGTTGAGTCGGGTATCATTTATGCCATTATGGCGCTTGGCGTGTATTTGTCATTCCGGGTCCTTGATTTTCCTGATCTGACGGTCGATGGAAGTTTTGTCACCGGGGCAGCGGTTGCCGCCACGCTGATCGTCGGCGGGGCCAATCCTGTCATTGCCACATCACTGGCTGCAGCGGCCGGCTTTATCGCAGGCTGCTTTACCGGCCTGCTGCATACAAAGGGGAAGATCAACTCCCTTTTGTCAGGGATCTTAATGATGATCGCCCTTTATTCCATCAATCTGCGGATTATGGGAAGGCCGAATGTTCCGCTTTTGAACCAGGAAACGGGTTTCACGAAAATAGCGGAATGGGGAGAATTGCTTGGAATCGATGCGTTCATGAACGGCCTGCTGGCGGCGATCGGGCTGGAACAATTTTCACCGGGCACATGGACGGTGCTGTTATCCATGATTGTGGTCACGTTTGCCATTAAACATCTGCTGGACCGGTTCCTGCTGACGGAAGTCGGGCTGGCGTTGCGGGCGACGGGTGACAACCAGCGCATGATCCGGAGCTTATCGGCAAACACCGACCGGCTTATTGTCGTGGGACTCGGCATTTCCAATGCGATGGTTGCCTTTTCCGGCGCCCTGATAGCCCAGTACGGCTCATTTGCCGATGTCGGAATGGGAATCGGGATGATTATCATCGGACTTGCCTCCGTCATCATCGGGGAAGCACTGTTCGGAACGAAAACCATTGTGCGGACGACACTGGCTGTGATCGGAGGGGCAATCGTGTACCGCATTGTCGTCAGCCTGGCACTTCGGGTCGAATTTCTGGAAACAGGCGATATGAAAATGATAACGGCCGCAATCGTCATCATTGCCCTTGTGCTGCCAAAACTGCTTGAGGATCGGAAAAACAAGAAACGGAAGATGAAGCGCCAGGAAGAACGGCTTCTTGAAATGGAATCTGCAGAAGAAGAGGGTGGGAAAATTGCTGCACCTTAA
- a CDS encoding ABC transporter substrate-binding protein → MLQFKKGLPIMALLLLLVGGCGTTAQETGGDNPAEAEAKNATIGVTQIVEHPSLDAAFEGFKDALAEAGFKEGENVKYDVQIAQGDMNNAQTIASNFTNDGVDMIFANSTPSAQSALNATKDIPIIFTSVTDPAGANLVESMDKAGQNITGTTDIHPDAIPNTVKFMSEEAGASKVGMIYNSGEQNSVSQVEQAKKAMEGTGMEVVEATVSTTAEVKQAAESLVGRADVFYIITDNTVVSAIESVVNVASEHDMPLFTGELDSVKRGAFAAYGFDYYDIGFEAGQMAAQVLNGEKEISEIPPQYPQNLKLVMNKQAADEMGVDIKEAWSSEAEFLE, encoded by the coding sequence ATGCTTCAATTCAAGAAAGGGCTGCCGATTATGGCATTGCTGCTATTGCTTGTAGGCGGATGCGGCACGACTGCACAGGAAACAGGCGGGGACAATCCTGCAGAAGCGGAAGCGAAAAACGCCACAATCGGCGTCACCCAGATCGTTGAGCATCCATCGCTTGATGCGGCATTCGAGGGGTTTAAAGATGCCCTGGCCGAAGCCGGTTTTAAAGAAGGTGAAAATGTCAAATATGACGTGCAAATTGCCCAGGGGGACATGAATAATGCACAGACGATCGCCTCGAATTTCACAAATGACGGTGTGGATATGATTTTTGCCAATTCGACGCCAAGTGCCCAGAGCGCCTTGAATGCGACAAAGGACATTCCGATCATCTTCACATCGGTGACGGACCCGGCGGGCGCAAATCTCGTTGAATCGATGGATAAGGCCGGACAAAACATCACCGGGACAACCGATATCCATCCGGATGCGATTCCGAACACCGTGAAGTTCATGAGCGAGGAAGCCGGGGCCAGTAAGGTGGGCATGATTTATAACTCCGGCGAACAAAACTCCGTCTCACAGGTGGAACAGGCCAAAAAAGCGATGGAAGGCACCGGAATGGAAGTCGTGGAAGCGACCGTTTCCACAACAGCTGAGGTGAAGCAGGCCGCTGAGTCACTCGTTGGAAGGGCGGATGTCTTTTACATCATTACCGATAACACCGTCGTATCGGCGATCGAATCGGTTGTAAACGTCGCTTCGGAACATGATATGCCGCTGTTCACCGGGGAGCTTGATTCGGTGAAGCGCGGGGCATTCGCCGCGTACGGTTTCGATTATTATGATATCGGCTTTGAAGCCGGCCAAATGGCTGCACAGGTATTGAATGGAGAGAAGGAAATCAGTGAAATCCCTCCCCAATATCCGCAAAACCTGAAGCTCGTCATGAACAAACAGGCAGCGGATGAAATGGGAGTGGATATTAAGGAAGCGTGGTCGAGTGAAGCAGAATTTCTTGAATAG
- the paaI gene encoding hydroxyphenylacetyl-CoA thioesterase PaaI encodes MEKLKSDPFAAFLEMETEEIGEGYARISMEVKREMLNFHGTANGGVIFSLADAAFAIASNSYGQTSVGINMNISFMAAGFKGDRLTAVAEEETKNPRLGLYRIKVFNQKEELVAAADGIVYRKKEKFAGDSKN; translated from the coding sequence ATGGAAAAGTTGAAAAGCGACCCGTTTGCCGCTTTTTTGGAGATGGAAACAGAGGAAATTGGCGAAGGCTATGCGCGTATTTCCATGGAAGTGAAGCGTGAGATGCTCAATTTCCACGGAACAGCGAACGGCGGTGTCATTTTTTCACTGGCGGATGCGGCATTCGCGATTGCCAGCAATTCTTATGGACAAACGTCAGTCGGCATCAACATGAACATTTCTTTTATGGCAGCGGGATTTAAAGGGGACCGATTGACCGCTGTTGCGGAGGAGGAAACAAAAAATCCGCGCCTCGGTCTGTACAGAATAAAAGTCTTCAATCAGAAAGAAGAACTGGTTGCGGCGGCTGACGGAATTGTATACAGAAAGAAGGAAAAGTTTGCCGGAGATTCAAAAAACTGA
- a CDS encoding thioesterase family protein, whose product MKEGMETGQTAEVTATVTPEMFASFEGQVVHPAYSTVSMVYHMEWASRQIILPYLEEDEEGIGGAVTVKHVAPTGAGSVIKVIATLTEFNETVVKTKVEAFNEKGLIGVGEVKQAILKKKDIKKKLESAV is encoded by the coding sequence ATGAAGGAAGGAATGGAGACCGGACAGACAGCTGAAGTGACGGCAACGGTGACACCTGAGATGTTTGCCAGCTTTGAAGGACAGGTTGTCCATCCGGCTTACTCGACTGTTTCAATGGTTTATCACATGGAATGGGCATCCAGGCAAATTATCCTACCTTATCTGGAGGAGGATGAGGAAGGAATCGGCGGGGCGGTGACAGTCAAGCATGTTGCGCCAACCGGAGCCGGTTCCGTCATAAAGGTAATCGCAACACTGACGGAGTTTAATGAGACGGTCGTAAAAACGAAGGTCGAAGCCTTCAATGAAAAAGGGCTGATCGGTGTCGGAGAAGTCAAGCAGGCTATCCTGAAGAAAAAAGACATCAAGAAGAAGCTCGAATCAGCTGTATAA
- a CDS encoding NAD(P)H-dependent flavin oxidoreductase — MANKLCETLQIRLPIVQGGMGNISSPELTAAISEAGGLGTLGVGTMTPEEAEQKISAVKKLTDKPFAVNIPLKVTPYLKEVLGLAVQYGVPVLSLSAGNPAPYIARLKENGIKVIAVSSTVRQAQKAEAGGADIIVAEGFEAAGINSPKELTTLTLIPQIVKAVSIPVVAAGGIADGKGLAAMLALGAAGVQMGTRFITVKEAPFHANYKNTVLEADELRTVVVGRSSGKVRRLLRTPYAEKLLELENNRISPEEFDRHTSEKQHCLGALGGDLENGFINGGQIAGYIEDEPSAAELLETMMEEAKRTLRSASDALNESFSKGGLA, encoded by the coding sequence ATGGCGAATAAGCTTTGCGAAACATTACAGATCCGTTTACCGATTGTTCAGGGAGGAATGGGGAATATCAGCAGCCCGGAACTGACTGCCGCCATTTCAGAAGCGGGAGGCCTTGGCACGCTCGGTGTCGGCACAATGACGCCTGAAGAAGCGGAACAGAAAATTTCGGCGGTAAAAAAATTGACGGATAAGCCGTTTGCGGTGAATATTCCGCTGAAAGTCACGCCTTATTTGAAGGAAGTGCTCGGGCTTGCCGTTCAATATGGTGTCCCGGTGTTATCCCTGTCGGCAGGCAACCCTGCCCCATATATCGCGCGTTTGAAAGAAAATGGGATAAAAGTCATCGCCGTTTCATCGACTGTCCGCCAGGCCCAAAAGGCGGAAGCAGGCGGAGCTGATATCATCGTGGCGGAAGGGTTTGAAGCGGCCGGCATCAATTCACCGAAGGAACTGACGACATTGACGCTCATTCCGCAGATCGTGAAGGCTGTTTCGATTCCGGTCGTTGCAGCGGGAGGGATTGCAGACGGCAAGGGACTTGCTGCCATGCTTGCACTCGGCGCTGCCGGAGTCCAGATGGGTACAAGGTTCATCACCGTTAAAGAAGCGCCATTTCACGCCAACTATAAAAACACCGTCCTCGAAGCGGATGAACTCAGGACAGTCGTAGTCGGAAGGTCGTCAGGAAAGGTGAGGCGCCTATTGCGGACGCCGTATGCCGAAAAGCTGCTCGAGCTTGAAAATAACAGGATCTCGCCTGAAGAATTCGACCGGCACACAAGTGAAAAGCAGCATTGCCTTGGTGCGCTTGGCGGCGACCTGGAAAATGGTTTCATCAACGGCGGCCAGATAGCCGGATACATTGAAGACGAGCCGTCAGCGGCTGAACTTCTTGAAACGATGATGGAGGAAGCAAAACGAACGCTGCGCTCAGCGAGTGACGCACTTAATGAAAGCTTTAGCAAAGGAGGATTGGCATGA
- a CDS encoding gamma carbonic anhydrase family protein, producing MLYPYKGKQPNVDDSVFVAPGARIIGDVTIGKDSSIWFNTVLRGDEAPITIGERCNVQDNTTCHLFEQYPLVLEDEVSVGHNAIIHGCVLRKGALVGMGAVVMDGAEIGEYALVGANAFVPSGKKIPPRTLALGSPAKVVRELTEKDMELIQLTIDTYVNKGREFKEELK from the coding sequence ATGTTATATCCATACAAAGGCAAGCAGCCGAATGTGGATGACAGCGTGTTTGTCGCACCAGGCGCACGCATCATCGGCGACGTGACGATAGGCAAGGATTCCAGCATCTGGTTCAATACCGTATTGAGGGGGGATGAAGCCCCAATCACAATCGGGGAACGGTGCAATGTGCAGGATAACACGACATGCCATTTGTTTGAACAGTACCCGCTTGTACTTGAAGATGAAGTTTCCGTCGGGCATAACGCGATCATCCATGGATGTGTACTCCGTAAAGGAGCACTTGTCGGAATGGGGGCAGTAGTTATGGATGGGGCAGAAATCGGCGAATATGCGCTTGTCGGCGCCAACGCGTTCGTCCCTTCCGGCAAAAAAATCCCGCCGCGCACCCTTGCGCTCGGTTCACCGGCGAAAGTGGTCCGGGAACTCACCGAGAAGGATATGGAACTGATCCAGCTTACAATTGATACGTATGTTAATAAAGGCAGGGAATTCAAGGAAGAGCTGAAATAG
- the paaX gene encoding phenylacetic acid degradation operon negative regulatory protein PaaX — translation MDKTLNTRSMIFTLYGDYIRHYGNEIWIGSLIRLLNEFGHNDQAVRAAVSRMNKQGWVQARKEGNKSYYFLTERGVRRVDEAAKRIFKLKPEKWDGKWRLLMYTIPEEKRSIRDELRKELVWSGFGTMASSCWISPNDLEEQVNALVEKYEIHDYVDFFTAAYNGPGENIRLVENGWDLEEINAKYNDFISEYSQKYIIDKNKIARSQMTDAECFVERTKLVHEYRKFLFVDPGLPEELLPEQWMGSHAAALFSEYYRQLAEPASRFFEEVFEAGNGKKKDKQYDALDHPLIIE, via the coding sequence TCCGTCACTACGGAAACGAGATATGGATCGGCAGCCTGATTCGGCTGCTTAACGAATTCGGTCATAACGACCAGGCGGTGCGGGCGGCTGTTTCCCGGATGAATAAACAGGGCTGGGTCCAGGCGCGGAAGGAAGGGAACAAAAGCTATTACTTCCTCACCGAAAGAGGCGTGAGGCGCGTCGATGAAGCCGCCAAGCGGATCTTCAAGCTCAAGCCTGAAAAGTGGGACGGCAAATGGCGTCTCCTCATGTACACGATTCCTGAAGAAAAAAGAAGCATTCGCGATGAGTTGCGGAAGGAACTGGTGTGGAGCGGATTCGGCACGATGGCCAGCAGCTGCTGGATTTCCCCGAACGATCTCGAGGAGCAAGTGAACGCCCTTGTTGAAAAATACGAAATTCACGATTATGTTGATTTTTTCACTGCGGCTTATAACGGTCCGGGGGAAAATATCCGCCTCGTGGAGAACGGCTGGGACCTGGAGGAAATCAATGCGAAATACAATGATTTCATTTCTGAATACAGTCAGAAGTATATCATTGATAAGAATAAAATCGCGCGCAGTCAAATGACGGATGCCGAATGTTTCGTGGAGCGGACAAAGCTGGTCCATGAATACCGTAAGTTTTTATTCGTGGATCCGGGCCTTCCGGAAGAACTGCTTCCGGAACAGTGGATGGGAAGCCATGCCGCCGCCCTGTTCAGCGAATATTACCGGCAGCTGGCCGAGCCGGCAAGCCGCTTTTTTGAGGAAGTGTTCGAAGCGGGAAACGGCAAGAAGAAAGATAAACAATATGATGCCCTTGACCATCCGCTCATTATCGAATAA